A region from the Paenibacillus humicola genome encodes:
- a CDS encoding YifB family Mg chelatase-like AAA ATPase, translating to MYTSLCSGSVYGVEGRLITVEADISSGLPQVNIVGLPDPAVRESVERVRAAIKNCGFTFPLERITINLAPADLRKEGTAYDLAIACGILAASGQLKPGLFEGALVLGELALNGEIRAVPGVLAMVEQAKLHGIRRILLPGDNAPEASFIGGLDLFGTAHLRELAGCSSGGDLGSLRFDGEKAAAARGAAAEPPSFSCGDYGDVLGQHHAKRAMLIAAAGKHNVLLSGPPGTGKTMLARRLPGIMPYLEEEEALQVTKIYSAAGKLPQGVTSLLRERPFRSPHHTISAAGLIGGGSVPRPGEATLAHRGVLFLDELPEFSRAALEVLRQPLEDREVTIARSRAAVRFPASFLLAASMNPCPCGYFGHESDDNACRCSPVQIARYRTKISGPLLDRIDMQIEVSRPLASEGLSPGMTSAQMRDTVLKAHRIGRERTRSTGGHIGEMAGAALRRAADLSQEAARMLQLAFDSLGVSLRAHDRILRLSRTIADLEESERVESQHIAEAIGYRSLDRKLQSL from the coding sequence ATGTATACAAGCTTATGCAGCGGGAGCGTATACGGCGTGGAGGGACGGCTGATTACCGTCGAGGCGGATATTTCCAGCGGCCTGCCGCAGGTCAACATCGTCGGGCTGCCCGATCCCGCGGTACGGGAATCGGTGGAACGGGTCAGGGCGGCGATCAAAAATTGCGGGTTCACGTTCCCTTTGGAACGGATCACGATCAATCTCGCCCCCGCCGATCTGCGCAAAGAAGGCACGGCGTACGATCTGGCGATCGCCTGCGGCATCCTGGCCGCGAGCGGGCAGCTGAAGCCCGGGCTGTTCGAAGGTGCGCTCGTGCTCGGTGAGCTGGCGCTGAACGGGGAGATCCGCGCCGTTCCCGGCGTGCTCGCCATGGTCGAGCAGGCGAAGCTGCACGGCATCCGCCGCATCCTGCTGCCGGGTGACAATGCGCCGGAAGCGTCGTTTATCGGCGGGCTCGATTTGTTCGGAACCGCACATTTGCGCGAGCTTGCCGGCTGTTCGTCCGGCGGGGACCTCGGCAGCCTGCGTTTCGACGGGGAGAAGGCGGCCGCTGCCCGCGGTGCGGCAGCTGAACCGCCGTCGTTTTCCTGCGGGGACTACGGTGACGTGCTCGGCCAGCATCATGCGAAACGGGCGATGCTGATCGCCGCGGCGGGAAAGCACAACGTCCTGCTGTCGGGGCCTCCGGGTACGGGAAAAACGATGCTTGCCCGCAGGCTTCCCGGCATCATGCCGTATCTGGAGGAAGAGGAAGCGCTGCAGGTCACGAAAATTTACAGCGCCGCAGGCAAGCTTCCGCAAGGCGTCACGTCGCTGCTGCGCGAGCGGCCGTTCCGGTCGCCGCATCATACGATATCCGCAGCCGGCCTGATCGGCGGCGGTTCCGTTCCCCGGCCGGGCGAAGCGACGCTGGCGCACCGCGGCGTGCTGTTTCTCGACGAGCTGCCGGAGTTCTCGCGGGCGGCGCTGGAGGTGTTGCGGCAGCCGCTCGAGGACCGCGAGGTGACGATCGCCCGGTCGCGCGCGGCCGTCCGGTTTCCGGCGAGCTTTCTGCTCGCCGCATCGATGAACCCCTGCCCGTGCGGCTATTTCGGCCACGAGAGCGACGACAACGCCTGCCGCTGCAGCCCGGTCCAAATTGCCCGGTACCGGACAAAAATATCCGGTCCGCTGCTGGATCGCATCGATATGCAGATCGAGGTTTCCCGCCCGCTCGCTTCGGAAGGGCTGTCTCCTGGGATGACGTCGGCGCAAATGCGCGACACCGTCCTGAAAGCGCACCGCATCGGCCGCGAACGAACCCGAAGCACCGGGGGGCATATCGGGGAAATGGCCGGCGCGGCGCTGCGGAGAGCGGCGGATCTTTCGCAGGAAGCGGCTCGCATGCTGCAGCTTGCGTTCGATTCGCTTGGCGTCAGCCTTCGCGCGCACGACCGGATTCTCCGGCTCTCGCGCACGATCGCCGATCTCGAGGAGTCCGAACGCGTGGAAAGCCAGCATATCGCAGAAGCGATCGGCTACCGGAGCCTCGACCGCAAGCTGCAGTCGCTTTAA
- a CDS encoding YraN family protein, translating into MSGGFGKPPGKPRDLDASLRLSRRREVGRIGEEAAAERLRQGGYEILHRNWRCRFGELDIVARRGETVIVAEVRTRTSGGRFGTASESVDFRKQRRVRTLAEIYIQQHNLQGVPVRFDAIVLSLDKHSGQIIEYRHLEGAF; encoded by the coding sequence ATGAGCGGCGGCTTTGGCAAACCTCCGGGAAAGCCGCGCGACCTGGATGCTTCGCTGCGGCTGAGCAGGCGTCGCGAGGTGGGCCGCATAGGCGAGGAGGCTGCAGCCGAACGCCTGCGGCAGGGAGGCTACGAAATCCTTCACCGCAACTGGCGGTGCCGGTTCGGCGAATTGGACATCGTAGCTCGCCGCGGGGAAACGGTAATCGTGGCGGAGGTGCGGACGCGGACCTCCGGCGGCCGTTTCGGCACGGCATCCGAATCGGTCGACTTTCGCAAGCAGCGGCGCGTGCGGACGCTAGCGGAAATCTATATTCAGCAGCACAACCTGCAGGGCGTCCCGGTCCGGTTCGATGCCATCGTGCTGTCGCTGGACAAGCATTCCGGCCAAATCATCGAGTATCGCCATCTTGAGGGCGCTTTTTAG
- a CDS encoding EscU/YscU/HrcU family type III secretion system export apparatus switch protein has translation MNEERSPATGKRQPAEDRAVKKAVALKYEPGDGGAPVVTAKGSGKLAEAILDKAAEAGVPVQQDASLIEVLSKLDIDQEIPPELYALVAEILSFVYRTDQRAGGGTR, from the coding sequence ATGAACGAAGAACGCAGTCCGGCAACGGGCAAACGGCAGCCTGCCGAAGACCGGGCGGTCAAAAAGGCGGTTGCGCTCAAATACGAGCCCGGCGACGGCGGAGCGCCTGTCGTCACAGCCAAAGGAAGCGGGAAATTGGCGGAAGCGATTTTGGACAAAGCTGCCGAAGCAGGCGTACCGGTGCAGCAGGACGCTTCGCTCATCGAGGTGCTGTCCAAGCTCGATATCGACCAGGAAATCCCGCCGGAATTGTACGCCCTGGTCGCCGAAATCTTGTCGTTCGTCTATCGGACGGATCAGCGCGCGGGAGGGGGGACGCGATGA
- a CDS encoding flagellar hook-length control protein FliK → MHIGQLMRGLLGEARPDGGKALELKGGQIVRGVLLQAVDELEALVQINGVQVRARLDIPMTTGRTTLLQVQPQSEDGLLHLKPIGLQEAEAPDETLKDWAKAMGLPADRQWALDLASEVRSRQGSSLQEAAASFRLAAAAMPQGENAITWMQAAGLAYSRGLPMTATVVSALRQVEAGPPLHELLDVLEAKLDDWRNSAAREEERSVAQPSGSFRLAAEKLKNLLIEDGEALLRAVSGDRALADGRLPTGEQAGSGAGEAGSAVLPGNAPAAFAARGGAQSQTATGPSDARTSAHAGQARAVPDGSVASQNGGEPVAPRALRGTPETAAGLGAVNAEHGQARDSGGWPAQILKWLGVDHERLLARAVTESAAKRAVDPPAADSPIDSSREDARHAGTAQPPADEQAERITGDATRGGPQPRYAAGPVSAAVHSSGSEPPRLEAESLKNSLMTLASDADVPPALKDAAEQLVRHITGQQLMLAPERTGGLFTYVAMFIPMRGEDGARTASVHIQTRRGRKGELDADNCRLLFDLRLKSLGDTVAEVQVVDKIVSVNLWNNHPAVADLMEASRDEMAESLRRAGYQLSSLRTTPFAERSREEPQGGVLQVLPSADFRARSSKPYKGVDYRI, encoded by the coding sequence ATGCATATCGGACAGCTGATGCGAGGGCTGCTCGGCGAAGCCCGGCCGGACGGCGGAAAAGCGCTGGAGCTGAAGGGAGGACAGATCGTTCGGGGCGTTTTGCTGCAGGCCGTCGACGAGCTTGAAGCGCTGGTCCAAATAAACGGCGTCCAGGTGCGCGCCCGGCTGGACATCCCGATGACGACCGGACGGACGACACTGCTTCAGGTACAGCCGCAATCGGAGGACGGGCTGCTCCATTTGAAGCCGATCGGGCTGCAGGAGGCGGAGGCGCCGGACGAAACGTTAAAAGACTGGGCCAAGGCGATGGGCCTGCCGGCGGACCGGCAGTGGGCGCTCGATCTGGCAAGCGAGGTTCGCAGCAGACAAGGATCTTCGCTTCAGGAAGCGGCGGCTTCGTTTCGGCTCGCAGCCGCCGCTATGCCGCAGGGAGAAAACGCGATTACCTGGATGCAGGCGGCAGGGCTTGCGTACAGCCGCGGACTGCCGATGACCGCGACGGTCGTCAGTGCGCTTCGGCAGGTGGAGGCCGGGCCGCCGCTGCATGAGCTGCTGGACGTTTTGGAGGCGAAGCTGGACGACTGGCGGAATTCCGCAGCCCGGGAGGAGGAGCGTTCGGTGGCGCAGCCGTCCGGTTCTTTCCGGTTGGCGGCGGAGAAGCTGAAAAACCTGCTGATTGAAGACGGCGAAGCGCTGCTGAGGGCTGTGAGCGGTGACCGGGCGCTTGCGGATGGCCGGCTGCCGACAGGCGAACAAGCCGGATCAGGCGCCGGCGAAGCTGGATCCGCTGTGCTGCCCGGGAATGCCCCTGCGGCTTTCGCTGCCCGCGGAGGAGCACAGTCACAGACGGCCACCGGCCCATCGGATGCGCGGACGTCGGCGCATGCGGGCCAGGCGCGTGCCGTGCCGGACGGAAGCGTCGCTTCGCAGAACGGCGGCGAGCCGGTCGCTCCTCGGGCGCTGCGAGGCACGCCGGAAACCGCCGCCGGCCTGGGAGCGGTGAACGCGGAGCACGGGCAGGCCCGCGACTCCGGCGGCTGGCCGGCCCAAATTTTAAAATGGCTCGGCGTCGATCACGAGCGGCTTTTGGCGCGGGCCGTCACAGAATCGGCGGCGAAACGAGCTGTGGATCCGCCAGCCGCAGACAGCCCGATCGATTCGTCACGGGAGGACGCTCGTCATGCCGGTACGGCGCAGCCGCCCGCCGACGAACAGGCGGAGCGGATAACCGGGGATGCGACTCGCGGCGGCCCTCAGCCCCGATATGCCGCCGGCCCTGTATCCGCTGCCGTACATTCTTCGGGCAGTGAGCCGCCCCGGCTGGAGGCGGAATCGCTTAAGAACTCGCTCATGACGCTGGCAAGCGATGCCGACGTCCCTCCCGCGCTTAAGGATGCGGCGGAGCAGCTGGTCCGGCATATTACCGGTCAGCAGCTGATGCTTGCGCCGGAGCGAACGGGGGGGCTATTCACTTATGTCGCGATGTTTATCCCGATGCGAGGAGAAGACGGCGCCCGGACGGCATCCGTCCACATCCAGACCCGCCGCGGCCGCAAAGGCGAGCTCGATGCCGACAACTGCCGGCTGCTGTTCGATTTGCGGCTGAAATCGCTTGGCGATACGGTCGCGGAGGTCCAGGTCGTGGACAAAATCGTCAGCGTAAACCTATGGAATAACCATCCTGCCGTCGCGGACCTAATGGAAGCATCTCGCGATGAAATGGCAGAATCGCTCCGGAGGGCCGGATACCAGCTGTCTTCGCTCCGGACGACGCCTTTTGCGGAGCGAAGCCGGGAGGAGCCGCAAGGCGGCGTTTTGCAGGTTCTGCCGTCAGCCGATTTCCGGGCTCGGTCGTCCAAGCCGTATAAGGGAGTTGATTATCGCATATGA
- a CDS encoding ribonuclease HII has translation MLEFEKPLWAQGHRFIAGIDEVGRGCLFGDVVAAAVILPEGLVLEGVDDSKKLSAKKREELYEAITGQALAWSVARVDASVIDSINIKQASRLAMKQATAALGVDPDYLLVDAEKVDCDVPQLAIIKGDARSQSVAAASIVAKVTRDRLCANEWDVLYPAYGIAIHKGYATKLHREKLLEYGPSPMHRQSFLAKLYAEQQVLF, from the coding sequence GCACCGCTTTATTGCGGGAATCGACGAGGTCGGGCGCGGCTGTTTGTTCGGCGACGTGGTCGCCGCGGCCGTTATTTTGCCGGAGGGGCTTGTGCTGGAAGGCGTGGACGATTCGAAAAAGCTGTCCGCGAAGAAACGGGAAGAGCTTTATGAAGCGATTACCGGGCAAGCGCTTGCCTGGTCCGTCGCCCGGGTCGACGCGAGCGTCATCGATTCGATCAATATTAAGCAGGCGTCGCGGCTCGCCATGAAGCAGGCGACGGCAGCGCTCGGCGTGGACCCGGATTATTTGCTCGTCGATGCGGAAAAGGTCGATTGCGACGTGCCGCAGCTCGCCATTATAAAAGGCGACGCCAGAAGCCAGTCGGTCGCCGCCGCCTCGATCGTGGCGAAGGTGACCCGGGACCGGCTGTGCGCGAACGAATGGGATGTGCTGTATCCTGCTTACGGCATTGCGATACATAAAGGCTATGCGACGAAGCTTCACCGCGAGAAGCTGCTTGAATACGGGCCGAGCCCGATGCACCGGCAATCGTTTCTCGCGAAGCTCTACGCCGAGCAGCAGGTGCTGTTTTGA